A window from Citrus sinensis cultivar Valencia sweet orange chromosome 3, DVS_A1.0, whole genome shotgun sequence encodes these proteins:
- the LOC102610072 gene encoding leucine-rich repeat receptor-like serine/threonine-protein kinase RGI4 has translation MPVYYPWTLYSLILSFVVVIIILFPHTPYAVNRQGEALLSWKRNWKGSDDGLSNWSPSDETPCKWFGVSCNLNNQVVGLDLRYVDLLGHVPTNFTSLLSLNRLVLSGTNLTGSIPKEIASLNQLNYLDLSENSLTGEIPRELCSLLRLEQLRLNSNQLEGAIPIQIGNLSSLTQLFLYDNQLTDAIPATIGKLKNLEAIRAGGNKNLGGSLPHEIGNCTNLVMIGLAETSISGFLPPTLGLLKRLQTIAIYTALLSGQIPPELGDCTELQYIYLYENALTGSIPSKLGNLKNLVNLFLWQNNLVGIIPPELGNCSQLSIIDISMNSLTGSIPQTLGNLTSLQELQLSVNQISGEIPAQIGNCQRLAQIELDNNQITGAIPSEFGNLSNLTLLFVWHNRLEGEIPPSISNCQNLEAVDLSQNGLTGPIPRGIFQLKKLNKLLLLSNNLSGVIPPEMGNCSSLIRFRANSNKLTGFIPPEIGNLKNLNFLDLGSNRLTGSIPDEITGCRNLTFLDVHSNSIAGNLPAGLHQLVRLQFADLSDNSVGGMLSPDLGSLSSLTKLVLNKNRFAGSIPSQLGSCVKLQLLDLSSNQLSGNIPASLGKIPALAIALNLSWNQISGELPAELTGLNKLGILDLSHNELSGDLDFLAELQNLVVLNVSHNNFSGRVPDTPFFAKLPLSVLSGNPSLCFSGNQCADSTYKKDGASRHAGAARVAMVVLLSAACALLLAALYIILGPRIRGLSGSHHNEGDEDVEMGPPWELTLYNKLDLSIGDATRSLTAGNIIGQGRSGIVYKVTLPSGLTVAVKRFRASDKISTGAFSSEIATLSRIRHRNIVRLLGWGANRKTKLLFYDYMPNGTLGMLLHDGECAGLLEWDTRFKIALGVAEGLSYLHHDCVPAILHRDVKSHNILLGERYESCLADFGLARLVEDDSGGSFSANPQFAGSYGYIAPEYANLTKISEKSDVYSYGVVLLEIITGKKPVDASFPDGQHVIQWVRDHLKSKKDPVEVLDPKLQGHPDTQIQEMLQALGISLLCTSNRAEDRPTMKDVAALLREIRQEPASGSEAHKPTAAKSTDTASYSSSSVTPAQLLLLQGQGSSHCSLAYSSSSGSYISRNQ, from the exons ATGCCTGTATATTATCCATGGACCCTCTATTCTCTAATCCTTTCCTTCGTCGTCGTAATTATAATCCTCTTCCCTCATACACCTTACGCAGTTAACCGACAAGGTGAAGCTCTTCTTTCATGGAAGAGAAACTGGAAAGGATCGGATGACGGGTTAAGTAATTGGAGTCCTAGTGATGAGACTCCATGTAAATGGTTCGGTGTGTCCTGCAACTTGAACAATCAAGTAGTGGGATTGGACTTGAGGTATGTTGATTTGCTAGGACATGTCCCCACTAATTTCACCTCATTATTGTCCTTAAACAGGCTGGTTCTATCAGGAACCAACCTCACCGGCTCTATCCCAAAAGAGATTGCCTCGCTCAACCAATTGAACTACCTCGACTTGAGTGAAAATTCCCTAACCGGTGAAATCCCAAGAGAGCTTTGCAGCTTGCTCAGGCTTGAACAACTCCGTCTCAACTCCAATCAGCTCGAGGGCGCCATCCCAATCCAAATTGGGAACCTCTCCAGCTTGACACAGCTATTTTTGTACGACAATCAACTCACCGATGCAATTCCTGCAACGATAGGGAAGCTCAAGAATCTTGAAGCAATCAGAGCTGGCGGCAACAAGAACCTTGGGGGCTCCTTGCCTCACGAAATTGGTAACTGCACCAATTTGGTCATGATTGGCTTAGCAGAAACAAGCATTTCAGGCTTCCTTCCGCCAACCCTCGGCCTATTGAAAAGGCTCCAAACTATTGCCATCTACACAGCTCTCCTATCCGGCCAAATCCCTCCGGAACTCGGAGATTGCACCGAGCTTCAATACATTTACCTTTACGAAAATGCCCTCACCGGATCAATACCAAGCAAATTGGGCAACCTCAAGAATCTTGTTAACTTATTTCTCTGGCAGAACAACCTCGTTGGGATCATTCCTCCGGAGCTTGGCAACTGCAGTCAACTATCAATCATTGACATATCGATGAACTCATTGACCGGCAGCATTCCTCAAACACTTGGCAATCTCACTTCACTGCAAGAGCTCCAGCTCAGCGTCAATCAAATCTCGGGCGAAATTCCGGCTCAAATCGGAAATTGTCAGAGACTTGCTCAAATTGAGCTCGATAACAACCAGATCACGGGAGCCATTCCTTCCGAATTTGGTAACTTGTCAAATCTAACTCTACTCTTTGTTTGGCACAACAGGTTGGAAGGGGAGATCCCACCCTCCATCTCCAACTGTCAGAATCTGGAAGCCGTTGATTTATCTCAAAACGGCTTAACGGGTCCCATCCCTAGAGGAATCTTCCAGCTCAAGAAACTCAACAAACTGTTGCTTCTCTCCAACAATCTCTCCGGCGTTATCCCGCCAGAAATGGGCAACTGCTCGTCTTTGATTCGTTTTCGAGCGAATAGCAACAAGTTGACCGGATTCATTCCTCCAGAGATCGggaatttgaagaatttgaatttcttaGATCTCGGGTCAAACCGGTTGACCGGGAGCATACCGGACGAAATAACCGGGTGCCGAAATTTGACTTTTCTTGACGTGCATTCCAATTCGATTGCTGGAAACTTGCCAGCAGGTCTACATCAGCTGGTTAGATTGCAATTCGCTGATTTATCGGATAATTCGGTTGGAGGGATGTTAAGCCCCGATCTCGGATCGCTAAGTTCGCTCACAAAACTCGTGCTTAATAAGAATCGATTTGCCGGTTCCATCCCGAGTCAACTCGGTTCATGTGTGAAGCTACAGTTACTCGACTTGAGCAGCAACCAGCTCTCAGGGAATATCCCGGCGAGTTTGGGGAAGATCCCCGCGCTTGCAATTGCTCTCAATCTGAGCTGGAACCAGATTTCCGGGGAGCTACCGGCGGAACTAACGGGTTTGAACAAGCTTGGGATCTTAGACTTGTCGCATAATGAACTATCCGGCGACCTGGATTTTCTAGCGGAGTTGCAAAATCTCGTGGTGCTCAATGTCTCGCACAACAACTTCTCGGGGCGGGTGCCCGACACGCCTTTCTTCGCCAAGCTGCCTCTCAGCGTCCTCTCTGGAAACCCTTCCCTCTGCTTTTCTGGAAATCAGTGCGCTGATTCCACTTACAAAAAGGACGGAGCGTCTAGGCACGCGGGGGCAGCACGCGTGGCCATGGTGGTTTTACTTAGCGCCGCGTGCGCGCTCCTCCTGGCGGCTCTCTACATTATCCTCGGACCCAGAATACGGGGCCTCAGCGGGTCCCATCACAACGAAGGTGATGAAGACGTGGAGATGGGACCACCTTGGGAGCTAACACTGTACAACAAGCTTGACTTGTCAATTGGTGACGCGACAAGAAGCCTGACAGCTGGCAACATCATTGGCCAAGGTCGATCCGGTATCGTTTACAAAGTAACTCTGCCTTCGGGATTGACCGTCGCGGTCAAAAGGTTCCGCGCGTCCGACAAAATATCAACCGGAGCATTTTCGTCCGAGATCGCCACGTTGTCAAGGATTCGTCATCGAAATATCGTTAGGTTATTAGGTTGGGGTGCGAACCGGAAAACAAAGCTCTTATTCTACGATTACATGCCGAACGGCACACTGGGCATGCTATTACACGACGGGGAGTGCGCAGGATTACTGGAGTGGGACACACGGTTCAAGATAGCGTTGGGCGTGGCCGAGGGCCTAAGTTACTTGCATCATGACTGTGTACCGGCTATCTTGCATCGGGATGTGAAGTCCCACAATATCTTGTTAGGGGAACGGTACGAGTCTTGTCTGGCCGACTTTGGATTAGCAAGATTAGTGGAAGATGATAGCGGTGGTTCATTTTCGGCTAACCCGCAATTTGCTGGGTCCTATGGCTACATTGCCCCCg AATATGCCAATTTGACGAAAATCAGCGAAAAGAGCGACGTGTACAGCTACGGAGTGGTGCTTCTAGAGATAATAACTGGGAAAAAACCAGTGGACGCATCGTTTCCAGATGGGCAGCACGTAATACAGTGGGTCAGAGATCATCTAAAGAGCAAAAAGGACCCAGTTGAAGTACTTGATCCGAAGCTGCAAGGCCATCCGGACACACAAATACAAGAAATGTTACAAGCACTAGGGATCTCGCTACTGTGCACGAGCAATCGTGCGGAAGATCGCCCGACAATGAAAGATGTGGCCGCACTATTGAGGGAAATTCGACAAGAACCCGCCAGCGGAAGCGAGGCCCACAAGCCAACGGCTGCCAAAAGCACTGACACCGCATCGTATTCATCGTCGTCGGTGACCCCAGCTCAACTGTTACTCCTCCAAGGCCAAGGGTCTTCGCATTGCTCACTTGCTTATTCATCTTCCTCTGGTAGTTATATCTCAAGGAATCAGTGA
- the LOC102609758 gene encoding cell division cycle protein 48 homolog isoform X2: protein MNHSNRKSSKKDYSTAILDRKKSPNRLVVDEAINDDNSVITMHPNTMEKLQFFRGDTVLVKGKKRKDTVCVVLSDELCEESKVRVNKVVRSNLRVRLGDVVSVHPCPDVKYGRRVHILPIDDTIEGVTGNLFDAYLKPYFMESYRPVRKGDLFLVRGGMRSVEFKVIETDPGEYCVVAPDTEIFCEGEPVKREDEERLNEVGYDDVGGVRKQMAQIRELVELPLRHPQLFKSIGVKPPKGILLYGPPGSGKTLIARAVANETGAFFFLINGPEIMSKLAGESESNLRKAFEEAEKNAPSIIFIDELDSIAPKREKTHGEVERRIVSQLLTLMDGLKSRAHVIVMGATNRPNSIDPALRRFGRFDREIDIGVPDEVGRLEILRIHTKNMKLAEDVDLERVAKDTHGYVGSDLAALCTEAALQCIREKMDVIDLEDETIDAEVLNSMAVTNEHFQTALGTSNPSALRETVVEVPNVSWEDIGGLDNVKRELQETVQYPVEHPEKFEKFGMSPSKGVLFYGPPGCGKTLLAKAIANECQANFISVKGPELLTMWFGESEANVREIFDKARQSAPCVLFFDELDSIATQRGSSTGDAGGAADRVLNQLLTEMDGMNAKKTVFIIGATNRPDIIDPALLRPGRLDQLIYIPLPDEASRLQIFKACLRKSPISPDVDLSALARYTHGFSGADITEVCQRACKYAIRENIEKDIERERRKMENPEAMEEDEVDDVDEIKAVHFEESMKYARRSVSDADIRKYQLFAQTLQQSRGFGSEFRFADRTESAAAGAADPFSSAAAADDDDLYN, encoded by the exons ATGAATCACTCCAACAGGAAAAGTAGTAAGAAAGATTATTCAACTGCTATTCTGGACCGCAAGAAGTCTCCCAACCGTCTTGTCGTTGATGAAGCAATCAATGATGATAATTCTGTTATCACCATGCATCCTAACACTATGGAAAAACTTCAGTTTTTCCGAGGTGACACTGTCTTAGTAAAG GGGAAGAAGCGAAAAGACACAGTTTGTGTTGTTCTTAGTGATGAACTATGTGAAGAGTCGAAAGTCAGAGTGAACAAAGTTGTACGATCTAATCTTAGAGTTCGTCTTGGAGATGTAGTATCTGTTCATCCATGCCCCGATGTGAAATATGGAAGGCGTGTTCACATCCTTCCCATTGATGATACGATCGAGGGTGTAACTGGAAACTTATTTGATGCATATTTGAAGC CTTATTTCATGGAATCTTACCGGCCAGTTAGGAAAGGCGACCTTTTTCTAGTCAGGGGTGGAATGAGAAGTGTTGAATTTAAAGTAATTGAGACGGACCCTGGTGAATATTGTGTTGTTGCACCGGATACTGAGATCTTCTGTGAGGGCGAACCTGTCAAACGTGAGGATGAGGAGAGATTAAATGAAGTAGGCTATGATGATGTTGGTGGTGTTAGAAAGCAAATGGCTCAAATCCGTGAGCTTGTAGAACTTCCTCTTAGACACCCTCAGCTTTTCAAATCAATTGGTGTGAAGCCCCCAAAAGGTATCTTGCTTTATGGGCCACCTGGGTCTGGAAAAACCCTGATTGCAAGGGCTGTTGCTAATGAGACAGgtgcctttttctttttgattaaTGGCCCTGAAATAATGTCAAAGTTAGCTGGTGAAAGTGAAAGCAATTTAAGGAAGGCATTTGAAGAAGCTGAAAAGAATGCACCATCTATAATATTTATCGATGAATTAGATTCCATTGCTCCAAAGAGGGAGAAGACACATGGTGAAGTGGAGAGGCGTATAGTATCCCAACTTCTAACTTTGATGGATGGCCTCAAGTCCCGGGCCCATGTGATTGTTATGGGAGCTACTAATAGGCCGAATAGCATTGACCCTGCTCTTAGGAGATTTGGAAGATTTGATCGTGAGATTGACATAGGTGTACCCGATGAAGTTGGAAGATTGGAAATTCTTAGGATCCACACaaaaaacatgaaacttgCTGAAGAT GTTGATCTTGAAAGAGTTGCAAAAGATACCCACGGTTATGTTGGTTCAGATCTTGCTGCTCTCTGTACAGAGGCTGCCCTTCAGTGTATTAGGGAGAAAATGGATGTCATCGACTTAGAGGATGAGACTATTGACGCCGAGGTGTTGAATTCAATGGCTGTAACAAATGAGCACTTCCAAACTGCATTGGGGACATCAAATCCTTCGGCCTTACGTGAAACT GTTGTGGAGGTTCCTAATGTCTCATGGGAGGATATTGGTGGGTTGGATAATGTTAAGAGAGAGCTTCAAGAG ACTGTTCAATACCCAGTGGAGCATCCTGAAAAGTTCGAGAAATTTGGCATGTCACCTTCTAAAGGTGTTCTCTTCTATGGACCTCCTGGCTGCGGCAAAACCCTTCTTGCAAAAGCTATTGCTAACGAGTGTCAAGCAAACTTCATAAGCGTCAAAGGACCTGAGCTGCTGACAATGTGGTTTGGAGAGAGTGAGGCAAATGTAAGGGAAATCTTTGACAAGGCACGACAGTCAGCTCCATGTGTGCTATTCTTTGATGAACTTGATTCTATTGCTACTCAG CGTGGCAGTTCTACTGGAGATGCTGGCGGTGCTGCGGATAGAGTACTGAATCAACTTCTAACTGAAATGGATGGGATGAATGCCAAAAAAACAGTTTTCATCATAGGCGCCACCAACCGGCCTGACATCATCGATCCAGCGTTGTTGAGGCCTGGGCGTTTGGACCAATTGATTTATATACCCCTGCCAGATGAGGCTTCCCGTCTTCAGATATTTAAAGCTTGTTTACGGAAGTCACCCATCTCTCCCGATGTTGACCTATCAGCTCTTGCACGTTATACTCATGGTTTCAGTGGTGCCGATATCACTGAAGTATGTCAGCGTGCCTGCAAATATGCAATTCgagaaaatattgaaaag GATATTGAGAGGGAGAGGAGGAAGATGGAGAACCCTGAAGCAATGGAAGAAGATGAGGTCGATGATGTCGATGAGATTAAGGCAGTACACTTTGAGGAATCAATGAAATATGCCCGCCGGAGTGTCAGTGATGCAGACATCCGGAAATACCAGCTCTTTGCACAGACCTTGCAACAATCTCGTGGGTTTGGGTCCGAATTCCGGTTTGCAGATCGTACCGAGAGTGCCGCCGCTGGGGCTGCAGATCCATTCTCTTCTGCCGCTgctgctgatgatgatgatctatACAACTGA
- the LOC102609758 gene encoding cell division cycle protein 48 homolog isoform X1, with amino-acid sequence MADPSSSAPRPASSSDPKSSKKDYSTAILDRKKSPNRLVVDEAINDDNSVITMHPNTMEKLQFFRGDTVLVKGKKRKDTVCVVLSDELCEESKVRVNKVVRSNLRVRLGDVVSVHPCPDVKYGRRVHILPIDDTIEGVTGNLFDAYLKPYFMESYRPVRKGDLFLVRGGMRSVEFKVIETDPGEYCVVAPDTEIFCEGEPVKREDEERLNEVGYDDVGGVRKQMAQIRELVELPLRHPQLFKSIGVKPPKGILLYGPPGSGKTLIARAVANETGAFFFLINGPEIMSKLAGESESNLRKAFEEAEKNAPSIIFIDELDSIAPKREKTHGEVERRIVSQLLTLMDGLKSRAHVIVMGATNRPNSIDPALRRFGRFDREIDIGVPDEVGRLEILRIHTKNMKLAEDVDLERVAKDTHGYVGSDLAALCTEAALQCIREKMDVIDLEDETIDAEVLNSMAVTNEHFQTALGTSNPSALRETVVEVPNVSWEDIGGLDNVKRELQETVQYPVEHPEKFEKFGMSPSKGVLFYGPPGCGKTLLAKAIANECQANFISVKGPELLTMWFGESEANVREIFDKARQSAPCVLFFDELDSIATQRGSSTGDAGGAADRVLNQLLTEMDGMNAKKTVFIIGATNRPDIIDPALLRPGRLDQLIYIPLPDEASRLQIFKACLRKSPISPDVDLSALARYTHGFSGADITEVCQRACKYAIRENIEKDIERERRKMENPEAMEEDEVDDVDEIKAVHFEESMKYARRSVSDADIRKYQLFAQTLQQSRGFGSEFRFADRTESAAAGAADPFSSAAAADDDDLYN; translated from the exons ATGGCTGATCCTAGCTCATCTGCGCCTCGACCAGCTTCTTCCTCTGACCC GAAAAGTAGTAAGAAAGATTATTCAACTGCTATTCTGGACCGCAAGAAGTCTCCCAACCGTCTTGTCGTTGATGAAGCAATCAATGATGATAATTCTGTTATCACCATGCATCCTAACACTATGGAAAAACTTCAGTTTTTCCGAGGTGACACTGTCTTAGTAAAG GGGAAGAAGCGAAAAGACACAGTTTGTGTTGTTCTTAGTGATGAACTATGTGAAGAGTCGAAAGTCAGAGTGAACAAAGTTGTACGATCTAATCTTAGAGTTCGTCTTGGAGATGTAGTATCTGTTCATCCATGCCCCGATGTGAAATATGGAAGGCGTGTTCACATCCTTCCCATTGATGATACGATCGAGGGTGTAACTGGAAACTTATTTGATGCATATTTGAAGC CTTATTTCATGGAATCTTACCGGCCAGTTAGGAAAGGCGACCTTTTTCTAGTCAGGGGTGGAATGAGAAGTGTTGAATTTAAAGTAATTGAGACGGACCCTGGTGAATATTGTGTTGTTGCACCGGATACTGAGATCTTCTGTGAGGGCGAACCTGTCAAACGTGAGGATGAGGAGAGATTAAATGAAGTAGGCTATGATGATGTTGGTGGTGTTAGAAAGCAAATGGCTCAAATCCGTGAGCTTGTAGAACTTCCTCTTAGACACCCTCAGCTTTTCAAATCAATTGGTGTGAAGCCCCCAAAAGGTATCTTGCTTTATGGGCCACCTGGGTCTGGAAAAACCCTGATTGCAAGGGCTGTTGCTAATGAGACAGgtgcctttttctttttgattaaTGGCCCTGAAATAATGTCAAAGTTAGCTGGTGAAAGTGAAAGCAATTTAAGGAAGGCATTTGAAGAAGCTGAAAAGAATGCACCATCTATAATATTTATCGATGAATTAGATTCCATTGCTCCAAAGAGGGAGAAGACACATGGTGAAGTGGAGAGGCGTATAGTATCCCAACTTCTAACTTTGATGGATGGCCTCAAGTCCCGGGCCCATGTGATTGTTATGGGAGCTACTAATAGGCCGAATAGCATTGACCCTGCTCTTAGGAGATTTGGAAGATTTGATCGTGAGATTGACATAGGTGTACCCGATGAAGTTGGAAGATTGGAAATTCTTAGGATCCACACaaaaaacatgaaacttgCTGAAGAT GTTGATCTTGAAAGAGTTGCAAAAGATACCCACGGTTATGTTGGTTCAGATCTTGCTGCTCTCTGTACAGAGGCTGCCCTTCAGTGTATTAGGGAGAAAATGGATGTCATCGACTTAGAGGATGAGACTATTGACGCCGAGGTGTTGAATTCAATGGCTGTAACAAATGAGCACTTCCAAACTGCATTGGGGACATCAAATCCTTCGGCCTTACGTGAAACT GTTGTGGAGGTTCCTAATGTCTCATGGGAGGATATTGGTGGGTTGGATAATGTTAAGAGAGAGCTTCAAGAG ACTGTTCAATACCCAGTGGAGCATCCTGAAAAGTTCGAGAAATTTGGCATGTCACCTTCTAAAGGTGTTCTCTTCTATGGACCTCCTGGCTGCGGCAAAACCCTTCTTGCAAAAGCTATTGCTAACGAGTGTCAAGCAAACTTCATAAGCGTCAAAGGACCTGAGCTGCTGACAATGTGGTTTGGAGAGAGTGAGGCAAATGTAAGGGAAATCTTTGACAAGGCACGACAGTCAGCTCCATGTGTGCTATTCTTTGATGAACTTGATTCTATTGCTACTCAG CGTGGCAGTTCTACTGGAGATGCTGGCGGTGCTGCGGATAGAGTACTGAATCAACTTCTAACTGAAATGGATGGGATGAATGCCAAAAAAACAGTTTTCATCATAGGCGCCACCAACCGGCCTGACATCATCGATCCAGCGTTGTTGAGGCCTGGGCGTTTGGACCAATTGATTTATATACCCCTGCCAGATGAGGCTTCCCGTCTTCAGATATTTAAAGCTTGTTTACGGAAGTCACCCATCTCTCCCGATGTTGACCTATCAGCTCTTGCACGTTATACTCATGGTTTCAGTGGTGCCGATATCACTGAAGTATGTCAGCGTGCCTGCAAATATGCAATTCgagaaaatattgaaaag GATATTGAGAGGGAGAGGAGGAAGATGGAGAACCCTGAAGCAATGGAAGAAGATGAGGTCGATGATGTCGATGAGATTAAGGCAGTACACTTTGAGGAATCAATGAAATATGCCCGCCGGAGTGTCAGTGATGCAGACATCCGGAAATACCAGCTCTTTGCACAGACCTTGCAACAATCTCGTGGGTTTGGGTCCGAATTCCGGTTTGCAGATCGTACCGAGAGTGCCGCCGCTGGGGCTGCAGATCCATTCTCTTCTGCCGCTgctgctgatgatgatgatctatACAACTGA